A single window of Calditrichota bacterium DNA harbors:
- the hflC gene encoding protease modulator HflC has protein sequence MNKTKITIYLIAILLFVAIIVIANALYIIDETQQVVITQFGKPVGNPISDAGLHYKVPFIQQVNYFEKRLLEWDGNPSEILAKDKKFILVDTYARWKITKPLKFFTSVVDENGAQTRLDNIIDAATRDLVTGNVLMEVVRTSNRSMAMSEIDSSVISELKIDSILVGREKLTRSILLAVQEKAKDYGIDIVDVRIKRINYIDEVRQKVFERMIAERLRMAEKYRSEGMGKKAEIEGEMDKELKRIQSEAYRTAQEIKGKADAGAIRIYARAYEQDPEFYSFLKSLDSYQQTMDDKTWLILSTDNDYFKYIKRIK, from the coding sequence ATGAATAAAACAAAAATAACAATATATTTAATTGCCATTCTGTTGTTTGTCGCGATCATTGTGATTGCTAACGCGCTGTACATCATCGATGAGACGCAACAAGTCGTTATCACTCAATTCGGAAAGCCGGTGGGCAATCCCATTTCTGACGCTGGTTTGCATTACAAAGTGCCGTTTATTCAACAAGTGAATTATTTTGAAAAAAGGCTTTTGGAATGGGATGGCAATCCGTCGGAGATCTTGGCAAAAGACAAGAAATTCATTCTCGTTGATACTTATGCGCGTTGGAAAATAACCAAGCCCTTAAAATTTTTCACGTCGGTAGTTGATGAAAATGGAGCACAAACTCGCCTGGATAACATCATTGACGCGGCGACCAGAGATCTGGTGACAGGAAACGTGCTCATGGAAGTGGTGCGCACCAGCAATCGCTCTATGGCGATGTCGGAAATTGATTCTTCCGTGATCAGCGAGCTGAAAATTGATTCTATTTTGGTAGGTAGGGAGAAACTGACGCGCAGCATTCTACTGGCGGTGCAGGAAAAAGCAAAAGATTATGGCATTGATATCGTTGACGTCCGTATCAAGCGCATCAATTACATCGATGAAGTGCGCCAAAAAGTGTTCGAGCGCATGATTGCCGAACGGCTGCGGATGGCGGAGAAGTACCGTTCCGAAGGCATGGGCAAAAAGGCGGAAATCGAAGGCGAGATGGACAAAGAACTGAAGAGAATTCAGTCCGAGGCGTACCGCACGGCTCAGGAGATCAAGGGCAAGGCTGACGCTGGGGCGATTCGCATCTATGCTCGGGCCTATGAACAGGATCCTGAATTTTATTCTTTTTTGAAAAGTCTGGACTCCTATCAGCAGACCATGGATGATAAAACATGGCTAATTTTGAGCACGGATAATGATTATTTTAAATATATAAAAAGAATAAAATAG